The following are encoded together in the Brassica napus cultivar Da-Ae chromosome A9, Da-Ae, whole genome shotgun sequence genome:
- the LOC106367076 gene encoding pollen-specific leucine-rich repeat extensin-like protein 3: MMTPTPVLGGGAPGFIDIPPPVQDLPPILPPPVQDLPSILPPPVQDLPSMLPPPAQDLPSMLPPPAQDLPSMFPPPAQELPPVLPPPVQDFPQILPPPVQEFPPILPPPVQEFPPVFSTPPILQDPPTEPIFSTPPALGELPPQAPVFTTPPEVTNPWLPPEQPPVTSIPTIPENPYPNPDMGSNQLPPPSWDSPPSNR; encoded by the coding sequence ATGATGACGCCAACTCCTGTATTAGGCGGCGGTGCTCCGGGATTCATCGATATACCTCCGCCGGTGCAAGACCTCCCTCCTATTTTACCTCCACCGGTTCAAGACCTCCCTTCAATATTGCCTCCACCGGTTCAAGACCTTCCTTCCATGCTTCCTCCACCGGCTCAAGACCTTCCTTCCATGCTTCCTCCACCGGCTCAAGACCTTCCTTCAATGTTTCCTCCACCGGCTCAAGAGCTCCCGCCAGTTTTGCCTCCACCCGTTCAAGACTTTCCACAGATTTTACCTCCACCGGTTCAAGAATTTCCGCCGATTCTACCACCACCGGTTCAAGAGTTCCCACCGGTTTTCTCAACACCACCAATCCTACAAGATCCACCAACAGAACCAATATTCTCCACGCCACCAGCTCTTGGAGAATTACCACCGCAAGCTCCCGTCTTCACCACGCCCCCAGAAGTAACGAATCCATGGCTACCGCCAGAGCAACCGCCGGTTACGTCCATACCAACCATACCGGAAAATCCATATCCAAACCCGGACATGGGTTCAAATCAGCTTCCTCCACCCTCTTGGGATTCACCACCATCTAATCGTTAA
- the LOC106367078 gene encoding chlorophyll a-b binding protein CP24, chloroplastic-like: MAMAAVTGAVLSGLGSSFLSGGKRSITALGSGVGTGAARVGRKTLIVAAAAAQPKKSWIPAVKGGGNFLDPEWLDGSLPGDFGFDPLGLGKDPAFLKWYREAELIHGRWAMAAVLGIFVGQAWSGVPWFEAGADPRAIAPFSFGSLLGTQLLLMGWVESKRWVDFFNPDSQSVEWATPWSRTAENFANYTGDQGYPGGRFFDPLGLAGKTRDGVYEPDREKLERLKLAEIKHSRLAMLAMLIFYFEAGQGKSPLGALGL, translated from the exons ATGGCGATGGCGGCAGTAACCGGAGCTGTGCTCAGTGGGCTTGGTTCTTCGTTCCTCTCCGGAGGCAAGAGGAGTATCACCGCTTTGGGAAGCGGCGTAGGTACTGGAGCTGCGAGAGTTGGCCGGAAAACTCTGATTgtcgctgctgctgctgctcaGCCGAAGAAATCGTGGATCCCCGCCGTTAAAGGTGGCGGCAACTTCCTCGACCCTGAATGGCTCGATGGCTC GCTACCCGGAGATTTCGGGTTTGACCCGTTGGGTTTAGGAAAGGACCCGGCTTTTCTTAAATGGTACAGAGAAGCAGAGCTGATCCACGGACGATGGGCGATGGCAGCGGTTCTTGGGATCTTCGTTGGTCAGGCATGGAGCGGCGTGCCATGGTTCGAAGCCGGAGCTGATCCACGTGCCATCGCACCGTTCTCTTTCGGGTCGCTTCTCGGGACACAGTTGCTTCTCATGGGTTGGGTGGAGAGCAAACGGTGGGTGGATTTCTTCAACCCGGATTCTCAGTCTGTTGAGTGGGCGACCCCGTGGTCGAGGACCGCTGAGAATTTCGCTAACTACACCGGAGATCAAGGGTATCCCGGAGGAAGATTCTTTGATCCGTTGGGACTCGCTGGGAAGACTCGTGACGGTGTTTATGAGCCGGACAGAGAGAAGCTGGAGCGGTTGAAGCTGGCGGAGATTAAGCACTCTAGGCTCGCTATGCTTGCAATGCTGATCTTTTACTTTGAAGCCGGGCAGGGGAAGTCACCTCTCGGTGCACTTGGTTTGTGA